A window of Xenopus laevis strain J_2021 chromosome 1L, Xenopus_laevis_v10.1, whole genome shotgun sequence genomic DNA:
cagataacagataagctctgtagtatacaatgggattctttcgAATTCACAGTATCTgcgatctactgtgtatcttgtgtttgaacggctgcccccatggctacacagcagctttgtaaatatatagtaaaataaaatataaaataaatatagttgtttttctgaagcaaacacaccagttttaccagtgcagggcaacagtacattatattgcctttaattttttggtgttgctgttctttTAAGGGACAGGAGGAGGGAGCTGTATTCACAGGGGAAGTCAGAAGTCTCAGTGACCCAAGACAGAGCATAGCAACCCATTGCAATTCATCAAaggtggaaggcagggtgcaaagtttaAAGAAAAGGCAGATTTctctattttttgcactttgcagcctGCTGTGACCATCATACAGGCTGTCCTTTGATGGGAGTTTCTATCCACATAGGGAAAACAGCAACTTCTGTGCTGAATATTCTGATTTATTTCTCTTATGCACAGGgtctaaatttaaaaaagttgatttgtgtataatttatgttttctcttcagtctctcccactgtgtgtgccattcatGCTTCAAGAGGCAGGAGAAACTACTGCGCTGTGGACAGTGTAAATTTGCTCACTACTGTGACCGAACGTGTCAAAAGGAGTCATGGGTTAACCACAAACATGAGTGTTTGGCCATTAAGAAAGCTGGTAAAGCACCAAATGAAAATATCAGGTATGTACAAACATCGTAGATATGTGAAACGGGACATAAACCCCTGAATTGCCCATAAACCcatacattatttattcacaATGCTTTCTCCTAAgtacttttttaatttacaggtataggatctactttccagaatgcttcggacctagggttttccagatccGGGATTCTTCTATAATGTGGCTCACCatacctgggggcacatttactaagggtcgaatatcgaggtttaattaccctcgatattcgaccatcgaagtaaaatccttcgactaggAAGGATTCatcgcaaatactttgatcaatcgatcgaagtaaaaatcgaacgattaaatccttcgaatcaaacgattagaaggatttgaatccatcgatcgaagttgaagtcgtagtcgaaggtcgaagtagcctattcgatggtcgagtttagtaaatgtgcccatttaagtctgctaaaaacaatttaaaaattaaatgaacccaataggattgtttcgctcccaatatggatttatgcagcttagttacaatgtgcaattttattattacagaacaaattgcttatttgcttaaaatagattcTGTGGGAAATGCCTGTCCCCTTCCtgtatttagagctttctggataacaggtttccatacctgtacttattattTGTATGCTTGGCTGCTGGAAAGATGAAACTCTTCCCTCCAAACCTAGACAACTAAGAAAATGCAATCCTACCCTCATTTAGAGGGACATCATAGACAATGTACAATTTTGTTCAGcatgaaaaacataaatacaacAAGTTCTAAATGTATACTGGCTATCATTACAGTGAAAGTTCCCCCCATCCCCAATTATCAGGAGATTTTATTTAAACAGAGATAATGAGTTCAGTGTAAACAATGTCCTCCATTCCAAAAGCTACAGTctatctatggggtatatttatcaaagagtgaagttagagatcaccacagtccgctagagtgaaatttcgccactctccatccatttctatgggattttaagggcagagacacatgtggagatttggggaaattagtcgcccagttACAAATCACCTAATTTTcatgcaactaatctcccaaactgccatcctgctggcgatttagattctagtcgaagtgaaggcagttaggggagattagttgacaaagaggcgatttgtcgccgggcgactaaatctccccatatctccacgtgtatctctgccctttaaagagtatttatcaatgggtgaaagtgaaagttcatcctttgataaatacgcctttaaaaatccctcagaaatgaatggagagtatttcactctagaggccTGTGGCAATCTctagcttcactctttgataaatatacccctatgggattCTACAAATTGATTAGCTGGTTTCTCTTTGTTCTGCTTTGTTCCTGAAGAACCAGGAAGTTGGAAAAGAAAAGTTCAATCAATTTAACTTTTTGCCCTTTCCTGCAAATAATAGgaataaattaattaaacaatAGATATTTTATAGCACAAGGCACTGCATTTTTGTTGAACAAGAGATTGTAATGCCCTTTAAGACAAGTAAACATAACTGTGTGCCTAAGATATTTAGTACggtatttgtgttttgtttttgcatgCTCACAAATTAACAAGGTTTCTCTGTATAACAACAGGCTCGCTGCACGAATTCTCTGGAGGATAGAGAGGGAAGGAGGTGGCCTCACCGAGGGATGCTTAGTCTCCATTGATGATCTACAGAATCATTTAGACAAATTTGGTGACGGAGAGAAGAGTTCACTCATGGAAGATGTTCAGAAATTTATGGATTTTTGGCCAAGTCAGAGCCAACAGTTTGGCATGCAGTACATCTCTCATATCTTTAGCGTGGTAGGTCATTGTTACATTGACACACagcaaaaacttaaagggatcctgtcatcagaaaacatgtttttttcaaaacacatcagttaatagtgttactccagcagacttctgcactgaaatccatttctcaaaagagaaaacagatttttttatattcaattttgaaatctgacatggggctagacattttgtcaatttcccagctgcccctggtcatgtgacttgtgcctgcactttaggagagaaatgctttctggcaggctgctgtttttccttctcaatgtaactaaatgtgtctcagtgagacatgggtttttactattgagtattgttcttatatctaccaggcagctgttatcttgtgttagggagctgctatctggttaccttcccattgttcttttgtttggctgctgggggggaaagggaggggggtgatatcactccaacttgcagtacagcagtaaagagtgattgaagtttatcagagcacaagtcacatgacttggggcagctgggaaatagacaatatgtctagccccatgtcagatctcaaaattgaattaaaaaaaatctggtgctcttttgagaaatggatttcagtgcagaattctactggagcagcactattaactgattcatttttaatttttttttcccatgagagtatccctttaaagctttcACATTCTCATAGGAGCCAATGGTAGCTGATACTGGGCTTTATGGGCATGTGTTTTTGGTACAAGGAAACTAGATGCCCCCTGTGCTAGTTTCCAAAATGTTTCCACTAGGATATATTAATGCCatctttaaaataatgtaatttcgTGAACAAATTGAAGATATTTTACTGACAATACGTACCTCTTGGTTGATGTTTTCTTAGATAAGCTGCAATGGTTTTACTCTGAGTGACCAAAGGGGTCTCCAAGCTGTTGGTGTTGCGATTTTCCCTAACCTCTGCCTTACTAACCATGACTGTTGGCCAAATTGCACCGTCATATTCAACAATGGCAAGTATGTGTCATATCTCTTTTctattgtgtatatgtattttaatgcagtctgtttcctaaatgtattTGAGTTAAAGGGATATTATCACTTTTCTATCGTTAAATGCTGAAGTTTTTGCCTTCATGTAACATAtccaaaatgtatatacacaacacgcacacatacacacacacacatatatatatatatctaaaaaaaatctaaaaatgctgATTTCCACGATCTCTGCAGCCTTTTAGccatacacttttttttccccaaggatTTTAGTTTGTTTTTCACTGGAGAATGCAGAAATCTTTAACAGATATTACCTTTTAGAAATGATGGCTTAATCAtgggttaaaaatatataaacagatacaaaataaataaatagcactAAACCTTAAAAAAGTGACTGTGTCCCTTTAACttttatcataattttttttttatttagaatcacTGGGTACCTGTACTAGTATCAGCTATACATAGCAAATGCCTCTTGAAATGCACTGGATTAGGCAGACTTTGTATCAGAAATGTCTGATTATTCTCAGTGAGTAAGTCTGTCCGGTTTGTAATTAATGGGGCACTAAAGGGACATTTAAGCTAAAAATACATATTGCTTTTAAAGggcctgtattttttattttcccctattGATTTCCCTCATGGAAATTGTTGTGGCTAAGCTTGAAGTTAAgccttgcttaaagggatactgtaatgggaaaacatgtttttttcaaaacgcatcagttaatagtgctgctccagcagaattctgcactgaaatccatttctcaaaagagcaaacactttttttatatataattttcaatctgacatgggctagacatattgtcagtttcccagctgccccaagtcatgtgacttgtgctctgataaacttcagtcactctttactgctgtactggaagttggagtgatatcaccccttccctttcccccccagcagcctcacaacataacaatgggaaggtatccaggtctcactgtgactccttcaattacattgagtagaagaaacaacagcctgccagaaagcagttccatcctaaagtgctggttctttctgaaagcacatgaccatgaaaaatgacccgagatgcacctacgcaccaatattacaactaaaaaaatatacttggtggttcaggaataaaattttatattgtagagtgaattatttgcagtgtaaacaatgtaattttctttAATATCCCCTTCATTTCAATAGAGCACTTCCTTATTTAACTTCTTTCAAATTAGGATCTGGATTATTTCCAGTAGTAGACCGGTCCTTTTTGGCTGAGTtgaacagtgagagctgtgatatATAAATATCTGCCCATTGCTGTTAGTGAGTTAATTCAGCAGGCTGTGATAAAGTCACTTTACAAGTTATGTCCTTTCAGGCTTTATCCTCTGACATTTATTTGACATTTTACTTGTTAATCACCACTTGGCACAACCCAGCTAACTGAGCAGATGACACTTGGTTACTGGCTGGGTAAATGGCTGACAGCATTCTGCAGACATTTAGCTCCTGGAAAAGAATAAACTGGTCCAGGAAAATGAACAGGCAAGGTTTGCCACTGAGCAACAAATCAGCATTTAGCTTTTTACTTATCTATAGCAGACCGAATAGTGAAACCTAATATCTTACTAACTTACAgtgagacttaaggtggccataaactataagatccactcgtttggcaaggtcgccaaacgagaggatcttaacccaatatgcccactaacgacTGGTTGATATTGGGTGAATCCGAATGTTcagccctggggccgaacgatcggattacaatgctgcgaatgggcaccgacgggtcgcaggaccgcaggACCTGGATcgtaaaaaaacttgaccaatcgATATCTGATCCATTTttagcctgatatcgatcgggaagacctgtcgggagcccccacacatgggcagataagctgccgaattggcctaaaggaccgatatctgcagctttaatctgcccatgtatggccacctttaggctataCTGCGTGTGTTTCTACATAACCCCACAACAGGGCAATGTTGTAAACAATGCTAGTGAAATAAGGGGTCAATGCTCCTCTTTTTTACCTGCTATTGGCAACACATAGCAAATGATTTGCTTAATTTTGTGCCCAGTCCTCACATTTCCctcatttttattacaaaacaatactaaaaaagactatggggtaaatttatcaaagagtgaagttccgccactagagtgaatttctgcagctctcaattcatttctatgggattttgaaaggcgtatttatcaatgggtgaaagtgaaagttcaccctttgataaatacgcctataaaaatcccatagtcatgaatggagagtggcggaatttcactctagtggcggaacttcactattaacttcactctttgataaatatacccctataactGCCAATCTATCAAACCAATATGATTGGAAGTTCTTTTGGTAGGGATATAGCAAGTACTAGTAGTAGAAATACTTTTTGTTATATCACATGGAAAATGGAATTGTTATTGGAAGTGGATGAGGAGATGGCCTAAAGAAGAATTAAGCAGTCTTTGATATGAGGTCTCATCGTAAAGACCCTGGTTCAATTCTCTTTGGCAACTCCTGGTGACAAGTCATTTAATCTTGTGGTGTCATGGTATACTTAGAAATAAGTGTTGTATTATAATTCCCCCCGTACCTTTCTTTAGTATTACATCATACGGAGATTGAAGTTATTATCAGTAGGGTCATGGCTATTGGGAATGCCATTTATAAAGTTATGTCACATGTAATGTAAAAATTATGTTGGTAGGATTATGTCAAATGGACTGTGGAGATTTTTATTGGTAGAGTTACATCATACGGCTATTGTAAATGTCACTGATTGGGTAAACCCATGGATACCAGAACTTCTATTGAAGATATATGTACTAGGAGTTATGGGGGGGtaggacttgatggacttttgtcctTTTCCAACTCGTATTAACTATGTAATAAGTACAGTGGAAATTATATTGTCAGGGACCAGTCACATGGACAAAGGGAATAATGTTAGTAGGCTTAGCTCACATGGACATTGGAAATCCATTGGTTGAGTTTAATCAAATGAACTATGGAAAAGACACTGTCACACATGGGGCATTTTATTTGTAGATTTAGAATTTAGATATAAACAGGGAAGGTATAATTTATAGTGTTAGCTTGATAGTGGAAATCCCATTAGAAGAGTTGTATGTCAGATGTTCAGTGAAGATGGTAGAATTATTTTACATGAAACTGATATTGGAGttgaaggggcatatttatcaaaggtcgagtgagtgacagagtttttttttacctcaaatgaacttgaatgacctcgaaacttggatggtatcttatttaagaaaaaacttgaacgtctaatcggataggaacaacctgaaaactcaagtcgaattcaaatcgaattcgatggAACTCAAaacgagttttcctctgaaaaaaaacttgaatgtcaggaaggccattaacatcttcaaatgggtcaacggacttCTGCCAtggacttttacatgaacttagCAGGTTTTTAGGTGGTGTACTAtcgaattcgagttgttcccaggctcgaggtatgataaatccaAATTCGAATTCACGTTTAGATttttcccaacttgaatttgtgagttttggccaactcgaaaatttgaatttcccatTCGAaccgtaataaatctgcccgaaGTGTTACACGGATTTTGGAAATGTGATTTGTATGGTTATGTCAcctggaaaatggaaaaaaaattcttttagCACGATGTAATATGGACAGTATAAAACCTGTTGGTATTATTATGTCAAAGAGATTGTAGGAATGACATTGTATCGCTATATCATTTAGAAAGGAAGAAATGCCATTGATAGGGTTATTTAACACAGGCAGTAGCTGCAAATAAGATTGCTATAGAAACTGCGATATGTGATCACCCATTAACTATTAAAAGGATTAAATAGGCCATCATTTTGAACTACTTTAGGAACAATGCATATGTACAGTtcatgaaataatatatataaataaataattctactCTAGAACCACTGTTTAGCCCTTATATCTAACGTCAATTTGTATTTTATGGTTGGTGTCCCTTTAAGGCTTCTGTCCTATAGACTGCTGATGCAATACCCAGTGCTTGATTCTGATCAATATATGACATTCCTTTACTGGTCCCAGAAATACAGGACCCTTTAATGCATTCTAATGGCCCATCTTGTTCAGTTGTGCATTGCAGactcttgttttgtttttcagtcaTGAGGCTGTTAGATCAATGTTTCATACACAGATGAGGTGGGTTGGTATCACAAGTATTTGTGCACCGTGCAGCCTCTCTCACTCCCTCCCATATGGAATCCGTAACCTATATTGTGCACAGTGCCTGCGTCTGAGCTCCCATTCTTTTCTCCACTCCCAAATCCATTTGACATTGTCAGACTTGATGAGAACGATATTAATATTCATGTTATGGAACCATCTAATCTAATCTTCCCCTTTCCTACATATTGCACATCCTGTATGTCATTGGTCACAAACTGATCTGATTTGTCCTCTACCACAAAGCATGGATTTAGCCTTCTTATGTACCATCGACAATGTCTGggaaatagaaaaatacattttatttggtaATATGCTTCTGAAATACTAATGTTTATTTCTTAACAAGGATAAACCTACTAAACCACTTAGAATAGTCTAAAAATTACTAGAAGATATGTGTGACTGGACATGTTTACCTTTATGATGCCAGATGTATAGGATTTGATGTTTATGTGAAATGCAGACCGACTTTATACAATGCTTattaatcatatttatttatgaattgccAAGACAATCCAGTGTTCCATTAATCGGTGCTTAACAACAGACATAAAGGCAAAcaggcatttatttctaatttgtaGCAGACTGATCAAAACTACTTGCTCATTAGTTGCTATTGGCAGGTATAGAACCTAtgtcaaaggagaaggaaagctatggaagcagtttattgtcaaaaGATTAGCCATGATAgtgtagtgcaagctataacactatatttagtctgcagaatgctttaccatacctatgtaaacagctctagaaactctctctgtttgtttaggatagcagctgccatattagctgcatgacatcacttcctgcctgagtctctccctgctcactcatagctctgggctcagattacagcaaggaggggggaaagggagaggggagGAAGAGAggcacaaactgagcatgctcaagccctaaccctgaaggtttatgctgtaaacaggaagtctgatacagaagcccatgagtacacaatagaaggaaagaaatgcagtgtttcttttgacagaggactcagagcagcattactttgagggtttactggtgtatttatatagacttttctgataaagcttacttagttttagcctttccttctcctccaTTTAACCAATCAGCCCTAGTAGATAATGTGGGTCAATTTTAAGGTAAGATAATGTGTGATGTAAGGTGGGGTGTTGTTAAATCAGGGCTTTATATGAGCCATGAGTTCACATTTGAAGAGTATTGAGGCAGGATCAGGAGTTATTTACAAAGAGCTATAACAGAATAAGTTTGATAGGTCATTGTTGTATCAACATTCAGCCGTACATAGGATAAATGATTAAGAGGTAAGCCAATAAGGAAGAAGATGCAGTAATGTAAAGATGGCCATCGAGCTTCGAGCTCTGAGCTCCAAGGCTGCAAACCTGTGTCCTGCAATTATGACAGTATTGTTTACAGTGACTGATAGGGTGGGAGTAGGGCATGTTTTAGAAAGCAGTCCAAAGTAGTTGAACTCTTAAAATATTTAACAAGGGGAAAAATCAAGACAAGCGTGATAGATGTGATAGATGTGAGTGTTTTTATCATAAAGATGGAACTGGAACCCAAAGATGTTGATGAGTTTACCAAGAGATGCAGTGCATAGTGATAGGGGTGCAGTGTATAGAGTAGTGGTTCAAGGACAGAGCCTTAAAGAATGCCAACAGAAAGTTCCATCTGTGACAACATTTCATCTACAAAAGAGATGAGTAGGATATAAGTCACAATTGTACCCATTATACCAAAAGAGTAGGAAGTCGCAGATAAGCTAACGGTCCACTGTGCCAAAAGTGGCAGTGAGATCAAAGAGGATTAGCACAAAAAACGTACTCTGGATTTGAAAGAAAAAAGGTCATTGGGGACttcagtaagtgcagtttcagttgaagGCAGTGAAGAAAAGCCAGTATGAAGTGGAGTTAGGTAGAAATTTGGTAGAGTTTGGTCAAATGATTGAAGGCTGCGTGTTCTAAACATGTTTAGGTAAAGGAAAGTTGAGAAAAGGGCAACACGAAGCGAATGGAAAGCGAGGAAGAATCAAGTAGGGATTTagttatgtttatttaatttatttatatttaagaatATATAATTTCCAAAAGGGAGTTGTTAATCTATTGATTTTCCCTTTCTATACATCATCtagaaaagaaatgaaatataaactTGTCTTTGACTAGAAACCACTATCGGCATCATGAAAGGATGTAGTTAATTTATAATCTTTGATAAGATGCATGGTTCCCTATACTACATTTTTGgagaaaatgttttgtattttcgTAGCCTTCTAAAAAACTGAATGCTATCCTACTGGCATCTCCTTCATTATAATAACCATTGCTTTTGGTAACAATGCCTCTCACATGTAACTATATAACATCGCTTCTAGGGGGCACAGCAGCATTATACCTCAAAAAATCAAAAGTAttttaaggataagtaaatcttaaaaacaagtggatgtaaaattaatgagggtgccattctaagcacttttgcaatgtacattcattatttaattccaagatattaagagatacatgtaaaaaattagaaacttttcccaaatctttcctaagcagaagaacatcagagcagcttctttctttctcctgacaacttccttgactacttggtggtcagactggtgggaaaataaccagcaggtggcactgtagtagcaaaattcattcatattaacagtacgtgtatcccttaataacttggaattaaaaataaatcgataatgaatgtacattgcaaaagtgcttagaatagtactctaattatttttaaagtttactcatcctttaataACTAACACACGGAGATTCAAATCAGCTGAGTATCTTCTTTCAACTATAGTAGTTGAGTACTCCGCATATTCTTGACcttcataaatataaatgtcagtCTACTCTTAATTTAGTTAAAATAAAGCAGAAACATTTCTTGCACATGGAACCATTCCTCTTTGCTACTTCAGCAGGCTGGTATGTGCTAAAAgctgtaaaaattaaacaaaataaacataaaattgcAACCATGTCCCTACAGAAAGCTGGGTAATTAATAAACTAGATTGCGCATTTATTTATGAGTTTGCTTTTACCTTACATAAATACAATaggtgcattattattattattgcccatAAATATGCTGTAATGTAGTTTGATATTTTAGGGATTCATTTGCTGTTGGAAAGATGTATAATTTCTCTCTACGTCTATatacacttttaggggcagatttattaaggatcgaatagtaaatttaaattcgatttttatttttttggtgtcaaaattcacacatttgaattttaatcctccAATTCGAatgtaagaggcagatttatcaagggtcgaatttcgagttcatgggagttcatgggagttcaaattcgattcaagtttttaaagttcgattcaagttttttctgcgcaaaaaacttgaatgtctggaaggcaggttttatgtggcgaataatcaaattccagttcttaaaggtatgataaatcttgaaaattgaatttgaatttttttttaaaaactcgaatcaaattttaactattccctagtcaaatttgacagttttgaaaataaaaaaacttgaaaatttgaattcgaaaattcaaaattctaattttcacttcgacccttgataaatctgcccacaaatTCGAATGTGAAATTCATCACACGTCGACCATAGAatcagttctaattcgaatattcgccacctaaaatctgacTAAATCGTTTACaggccaatggcagaggtccgttgacccatttgaagatgttaacaggcttcctgacattcgagtttttttcagaggaaaatcaGATTCCAATACGAATCAAATTTTCAGATCATTcccattcaatcgaattttagatgatcacattttttcataaataacctcccagtcgagtacatttgaatttataagAGTAAGAAAAATTAATgtacattcgaaattcgacctttaataaatctgcttatTAGAGTCTCCTGGAGTGTTATTGCTGCAACCCAGCAGATAAGTTAATAATCATTTTATACTTGACTTGAATTTACTCATCTTCATTATGAAATAAAGACTTCAGGAGACTCatattttactgttattttaatttccatgtcatacaatgaaagaaaaatactgagatttaaagcaaataaacatGATGAAAGACAAAAACATGGGTTACCAATAGCAAAACATTAATGGCAGAAATTATgatggatacaggtatgggacctgttatccagaatgcttgggacccagggcTTCTGTTATTTGGttcttcacaccttaaatctactagaaaatcatgtaaacattaaataaacccaataggctggttttgcttccaataaggattaattatatattagtttgtatcaagtacaatatactgttttattattacagagaaaaaggaaatcatttaaaaaaatgtagtgtatttggatagaatggagtctatgggagatggcctttgccaTAATTCatactggataacggatcccatacctgtagtaggattTGACTATAAGATGCCACTATCCAGCCCTATACTTAGACTTAGAGGCATATTGAGCCCTTTAACAATTATTATTCcctgtaattaaaatattaatgcaataaaatgccACATGCCAGATACTTTCACGAAAGAACCATAAACCGTACCATGTTCCATAAATGCTGTCAAGCTGCCATATTAAATTGATTGTACAGAACACAAAACATGCATTATGGCTAGAACTTATTAACCTTGCATTTGCACAGAATCCCCTTTAACCCAAATTAATGATGTGGAGACCTGGACAATGGAACAGTGATTAACGAGGGACCTATCAAACTCATGGTGCATGTAAATCCAATTCACAACTAACATTCAGGGTGTAACTGTAATCCTTGTTACTGTCGTCTGCATCCCAAACTGATCTTCTCGTCTCTTACCTAATTGTTCTATAACAGAATTGAGCTTCGAGCTCTCGGGAAGATCAACAAAGGAGATGAGCTTACTGTGTCCTATGTGGATTTCCTCAATCTCACTGAGGATAGAATGGAGCAACTGAAGAAGCAGTATTACTTTGACTGCACGTGTGAGCATTGCACCAACAAAACCAAGGATGCATTGCTCTTGGCTGTGAACGATGGAGAAAGCAAGGTACGATGATAAGAAACAAGTGACACAAAACATTGGTACCAACTTGGACATCAGAAGAAGGGATGGTAGAACCTTGATTCATGCGGAAATAAGCTGTAAGAAATAACATTTTACCGTTCATGAACCTGATATCGTTGTCTCATAGTTACCTTCCGCTAAAACCtatttggggttatgtaataaaaggcactaagtttgatcaggagcagtagcccatagcaatcaatcagcaggtagcatctactggtcaccagtttaaaagcaaacatcgctatgggttactgctactggacaaacatagtgccttttattacatatggggtatta
This region includes:
- the smyd1.L gene encoding SET and MYND domain containing 1 L homeolog isoform X1, whose amino-acid sequence is MENVEIFDSEGKGRGLRATRESWAGDIIFAEPAYSAVVFDNLSHCVCHSCFKRQEKLLRCGQCKFAHYCDRTCQKESWVNHKHECLAIKKAGKAPNENIRLAARILWRIEREGGGLTEGCLVSIDDLQNHLDKFGDGEKSSLMEDVQKFMDFWPSQSQQFGMQYISHIFSVISCNGFTLSDQRGLQAVGVAIFPNLCLTNHDCWPNCTVIFNNGNHEAVRSMFHTQMRIELRALGKINKGDELTVSYVDFLNLTEDRMEQLKKQYYFDCTCEHCTNKTKDALLLAVNDGESKPEDRVVKEVIQYSKDTMEKIEKARSEGSYHQVVKLCRECLKRQEPIFADTNIYMLRILSIYSEVLSYLQMFQDAAENAKKMIDGYMKIYHPNNAQLGMAIMRAGVTQWHAGMIEVGHGMICKAFAILLITHGPSHPITKDLEVMRSQTEMELRMFKENEFVYYKMREAALSNKPFQVMDEPNIEAPTNLFHKKPQEAKS